GACGCCGCCGAGGTCCTCCGCGAGCTGGTGGAGCACGCTCCGATCCAGCACCTCGTCCGGCGTGAACGGAGGACCCGCGTCGGCTCGCGGGCTCGCCCGCGGCGGCAGGGGCCGGCTGTCTGCGAGCGCACGACGCAGCTGCTCCAGGCTCACCGGCTTCACGACGTAGTCGTCCATCCCGGCGGCCAGGCACATCTCACGGTCGCCTTCCATCGCCTCGGCGGTCATCGCGATGATGCGCGGCCGCTCCGCCGCCGGCCACCGCGCGCAGATGGCCCGACTGGCGTCCAGGCCTTTCATCTCCGGCATCTGCACGTCCATGAGGACGACATCGTATGGGGCCTGGGTCAGCCGCTCCAGGACCTCCAGCCCGTTCTCGGCCACGTCCGCCCGATAGCCGAGCCGCTCGAGCATCCGGAGCGCGACGCGCTGATTGAGGAGATGGTCCTCGGCGAGCAGGATCCGCAGCGGCACGGGCGCGGAGGAGATCGGCTCGGCCGGCCGGTCGACGGGAGCCGAGGGAGCGGGATGCTCGCCGAGCGCGTGCCAGAGCCCTTCCCGCAGCTGGGAGAGCTTCAGCGGCTTGGAGAGCACGGCGGCGAATCGCGTCTCCTCCTGGTCGGCGATCGGCGGTCGATTCACCGATGACAGTAAAATCAGGGCCAGCGAGCGGGCGGCCGGCAGCTTCCGCAGCTCCCGCGCCAGCGAGATGCCGTCCATGCCGGGCATCTGGTAGTCGAGCAACGCGATGTCGTAGGGATCCCCGCGCCGGATCCACGCCAGCGCTTCGGCCGGCGAGTCGGTCTCGCGGCTGAACATGCCCCACTTCTCGGTCTGCAGACGCAGGAGCCGGCGATTGGTCGCGTTGTCGTCCACGATGAGCACGCGTCGGCCGCCGAGCTGCACCGCGTCGTCGTCGGGCCGCTTCGCCTCGAGTCCCTCGAGCGAATCCGCGAGGATCGTGAAGTGGAAGGTCGAGCCCTTGCCGGGCTCGCTCTCCACCCAGATCCGGCCGCCCATCCGCTCGGTCAAGCGCTTGCAGATGGCGAGCCCGAGCCCGGTCCCGCCATAGCGGCGGCTCGTCGAGGCGTCCACCTGGCTGAACGACTTGAACAGGCGGTCGAGTCGCTCGGCGGGGATGCCGATGCCGGTGTCCCTGACCGCGAAGTGCAGCTCGTGCCGCCGCGGTGCGATCTCGTGGGACTGCACGGAGACGCCGATCTCGCCCGCTTCCGTGAACTTGACCGCGTTGCTCAGGAGGTTGACCAGGACCTGTCGCACGCGGCCGACGTCGCCCCGCAGCAGGACCGGGGTCGCGCCCTCGACGAGGTAGGCGAGCTCCAGGCCTTTGTCGCGCGCCTTGGGAGCGACCAGCTGGAGCGCGTCCTCGACACAGATGCGCAGGTCGAACGGGGCCTCCTCCAGCTCCAGCATGCCGGATTCGATCTTCGAGAAGTCGAGGATGTCGTTGATGAGCGTGAGGAGGTGATCGCCGCTGGTCCGGATGGTCTCGGCGAACTCCCGCTGCTGGGCGTCGAGCCGGGTGTCGATCATGAGGGTCGACATCCCGATGACCGCGTTGAGCGGGGTCCGGATCTCGTGACTCATGTTGGCGAGGAACTCGGATTTCGCCTGGGTGGCGGCCTCGGCCGCGACCTTGGCGCGCTCCAGCTCGGCCTCCACGAGCTTGCGCTCGATGAACTGGCCGATCTGGTGACCGACGGCCTCGAACATCCGCAGAAGATTCTCGTCGGGATTGCGAAGCTCCGGGCTGAAGAACTCCATCACGCCGAGGAATCCGCTCGGGCCCACCACCGGGAATCCGAACGCGCCGTGGAGCCCGTCCGCGGCCGCGCTGGACCCGCGGGGGAAGTTCGAGTCCCGCTGCACGTCGACGATCCAGGCGGAGCGTCCCGACGCCCAGATCCGCCCCGGGAGGCCCACGCCGCGCGTGAACGTCATGGCCCGGCTCTGGTCGGCCAGCGCCTGTCCGCGGGCGGGCGGCGCGATCCACGTGTCGCCGCACCGGAGCACCTGGTGCTCGCGGTCGAGGCTCCACTGAATCGCGAGGCTCCAATCCAGGCTCTTGCTGATCGCCTCCAGGATCCGGGGCAGCGCGTCCGAGAGCGTCGGGGCCTCGGCCAGAATGGACGTCGTCGCATACTGGGTCACCAGCCGGTCCTCGCCGGCCTTGCGCCCCTCGTCCACTCGGTTCAGGAACCGGGAGGTGGCCCAGATGAGCACGGTGAACAGGAGGATGGTCAGCACCACCGTCATGGCCAGGCCCAGCTCGGGCGGCATGAGCTCTCGACGGTCGCTCACGAGCCGCAGCCAGCCGAGCAAGACCGGGATGACGACGGCGGCGGGCAGGAGCCGGCGCGCCAGGACCCCGCCCGGATGATCGGCGGTGACCACCGCGACGAGGCCACGCTGCGGCCGGGCCCAGAGGGCGCCGAGGGAGAGCGCGAGGAACGCCATCGCGGTCGGCAGCGCCATCGGGATGTAGCGGGCGATGCCGTACAGGGCGCCGACGCCGTACACGTAGCCGAGGAGCGAGGTCGCGGAGATCGTGATCGGGACGAGTAGCAGGAGCTGAGCCGGCCACGCTCCCGGGCGGCCCTGCCGGTCGAGCAGCAGCAGCGCGATGCCGAGGAACAGGAAATTGACCCCGGTGTTGGGCGCGATCCGGTTGCCGCCCAGCCGGGCGCCGAACAGCAGCTGATCCAGCCCGACGTTGTGGCCTACGACATAGCCGGCGATCGTGACGGCGCCGACGACCACGACCAGGCTCGCCGCCACCCGCGCCGCCCACCAGACGGCCCGCCGGGCGCCGAAGGCCCCGGTCAGAGACCAGAGCGAGCCCGCGGCCAGCATGAACGCGAGCGCGGTCGTCGGGTTCATGGCCACATGTCCGGGAAGCATGGCGCGGAGGTGCGGCACGTCGAGCTGCCACCCCAGGAGCGCGCCGGCGCTGATCAGGAGCGCGACGACACCCGCGGCCCGCGAGGACGACCGCAGCACGGCCTCGCGCGGACCCGTCATGCGTCGGTCGCGCTGGGTGCGCTTCCGCGGACGAGCCAGGCGCGGACCCGCGCGCGCACGAACGGCGGCTTGAACGGCTTGGTCAGATAGTCCGTCACGCCCGCGGCGAAACCGGCCGCCGTGTTCTCGCTTCCGGTTTCGCCGGTGAGGAGCACGATCGGCACGCTGCGCAGATACGGGTCCGGGTCGCTCCGCAGCGCCTGCGTGACTTCGACCCCTTCGAGCGCCGGCATGCGCCAGTCCAGCAGGATCAAGGCCGGTCGCTCGGCGCGCGCCATGCGGAGCGCGGCCTCGCCGTCGCCGGCGGTGAGCACCCGAAAGCCGTCCTGCCGCAAGGTGGCGGTCAGGAGCGCCACGATGGTCGGATCGTCGTCGGCGACCAGCACCGTCGCCGGCCCGTACGTGTCGGGCACCTCGGGCGCGGGGGCTCTGGGGCTGGCGGGATGGGGGCCCCCTCCTTCGCCGGCCGTCACCTCGATCGCCTGGCCTTCGGCGGCGCCGAACACATCCAGGCGGCCGGCGACCGCGATCACCCGCTCACGGCAAATCTCGACCAGACGGTCCACCGCGTCGTCGTCGCGCGAGGGATCGTGGTGGAAGAGCGCCAGGCGCCGGGCGCCCGCCGCCAGCGCATAGTCCACCGCCCATTCGGCGGGGCTGTGGCCCCAGCCGATCCGTCTCGGATATTCCTCGGCCGTGTACTGGGCGTCGTGGATGACGAGGTCCGCACCCGTCAAGAACTCGACGTGCCGCTGGTCCTCCCGGTGCAGGGGCCCACCCGCCGTGCTCGACGCCGGGCTGTCCTCGGGGCGACCGCGCATGTGCGGCTCGTGATCCGCGACGTACACGACGGTGACGTCGTCGGATTCGAGGCGATAGCCGAGGGTCAGCGCCGGGTGATTCAGGTACTGCGTGACGATGCGGGTCCGGCCGATGGAGAACTGGCTCTCGACGAGGTCGTGAAAGCGGATGGTGGCGTCGAGCTGCTCGAGGGTCACCGGAAAGTACGTGTACTCCATCTGGCCGGCGAGCGTCGTTTCGAGCTGTTGCCCGACGCTCCCCGGCGCATAGAGATCCCATTCGTTGCCGGGCACGAACAGCGGCTGAAAGAACGGGAAGCCCTGGATGTGATCCCAGTGCGTATGGGTGATCAACAGGTGGCCACGCAGCGGGCCCGCGCACGATGACTGCAGCGCCTGTCCCAGCGCATGGGCGCCGGTGCCGCAATCGAGCACGACGAGCGTCTGATCGGCGAGCCGCACCTCCACACAGGAGGTGTTCCCGCCGTAGCGCACCGTGGTGGGCCCCGGCTTGGCGAGGGACCCACGAGTTCCCCAGAACCGCACGAGCATCCATGCCCTCCCACCGCGGGCCGGCGGCTGGACGCTATTATGCGCGGGGCGTCCGCGTGCGCAACCGCCTCATCCTTGAATCGCTTCGGCGTGGGCCTTCCCAAGCTCGGAAGACGTGCCGTACAGTCGGATCCACACGGAGGCCGCATGATCTTCGACGGGATGGTTTGGGAGGAGGGGCGTCTCCACTGGCACGGGCTGAGCTTCTCGCTCGATCCCCAAGATTCCGGGGCGAGCGAACTGGTGCTGTGGAAGCGGCCCGGCCTGATCGCACAGTATGAAGCGTTCTGGGCTCGTGAGACCGGCCGCGTCGAGCGCGTGCTCGAGCTCGGGCTGTGGAAAGGCGGCAGCATGGCCTTCTGGTCCGAAACGTTCAGGCCGGCGCGGATGGTCGGGGTCGACAAGGCGCCGAGAAGCCAGTCCGCCGCCTTCGACCGCTACGTGGCGGAGCGGGCCGACCGACTGCGCGTGTACTGGGGCGTGGACCAGGGAGATTCGGAGCGGCTGGAGACGCTGGTGGCGACCGAGTTCGATGGCCCGCTGGATCTCGTCATCGACGATGCCTCGCACCTGTATTCGCCGACGCGGTCGAGTCTCGAGACCCTGATGCCGCGCCTTCGCCCGGGCGGCCTGTACGTCATCGAGGACTGGTCCTGGTACCACTGGCCGGCGTTCCAGCAGACCTTCGCCGGGCAGGTGCCCCTGACTCGCCTGGTGACGGAGCTGATCGAGGCCGGCGGCACGGGATCGGACGTGATCGCGGACGTGAGCGTCCATCAAGGCTTCGCGGCCGTGCGGCGAGGACCCGGTCCCGTCCCCACGCCCTTTCGGCTCACCCAAGGGATCTTCCGCGGCGCGGCGGCTCCCGTGTCCCTACGGCAGGTCGTGCGAGATTTGGGGCGCGAGGTCGGCCGCCGCCTCCGCCGCCGCTCCATTCACTAGGCGATCGCCGATCCCTCTCCCCCGCGAGGGGGAGAGGGCAGGGTGAGGGGGCGGCCTACTGCAGCAGCCGGCTGGCGCACTCCCGCGCCACCCGAGAATCCGCCTGCTTCTCCGGGAGCATCGTCGCCCACCCCTGCTGGGACACGTAGTCGCCGCGGTCCCACGTCTGCGTGGCGGCCAGCGTCTTCTTCTTTTCCGCCCACTGCGGGTCGTGCGTCGCCTTCGCCACGCACATCGGCGCCAGGCGGGCGAGCACCGCATCGTTCGATGCCGCCTCGGCCATGCTCTTCGCGGTCCGTCCGGTCACCCAGCCGCCCCATTCGAACCCGACGATCAGGGTCAGCACCACGACCAGCACCCACGACCAGAACATCGCGGTCTTGGTCGGCCGGGCGCCCATCCATCGCTCGCTCAGGTTCCGCTTCCGAGGATTCGTATCCATGGCATGCCCTCCCGACGAGAGGATACGCGGCCAGGATGAGAGGGCGGTGAGAGCGCGATGAGATTGCGAGCGAGATCGTGAGCTCGCTGGTGTAAGGTCGAGCCCAAAATGGCCAGCCGAGAGGTTGCTATGGATCGGCGAGGGTTCGGGCCGATCAGCCGATCGAGTAGGTGGGCTCAGGGTTGAGACGCGTCATTCTCACCGTGCTGAGTGGGGTGTTCCTGGTCGGTGCGCTCCAGGGGTGTTCGATGTCGCCAGCCGAGCAGCGCGCCATCAGCGAGGCGTGGGAAAAGCGAGATGCTGAGCGAGCCCGCGAGTGCCGCCGGCGCGGCCTGTCATTTGTGAATGGTGCCTGTACCGGCGCCGGAGGTGCATGATTTCCCCGGGATCGCCCGCTGATGCATAGCTCCCGAAGGAGGACCACATGATCACGGACATGGCCTCGTACCTGCGGTTCTTCGACAGCGTGCGGCGGAGAACGGAGCGCGACGTCGCCGCGCTGCCCCCGGCAGCGGCGGCGTGGCGGCCGCCGGCGATCGAGGGCGAGACGGGCTGGAGCATCGGCCAGATCGTCGCCCACATCGGTGGCTCTCGCCTGTACTTCGCCAGCGCCTATCGCGGCGAGGGCTGGATCTGGGGAGAAGCCACCGCGGACCCGGCCGATCAGCGGACGTGGCTGCCATGGCTCGAGCAGTCGGCGGAGCGGTTCGTGGCGCTGCTGCGCGAGACGCCCGAGGACTGGCTCACTCGCCGCGTGGACATGATCGATACGCCGGGCGCCACGCTCTCGGGCTGGCGCCTGCTCATGATGATGATCGAGCACGAGGTGCATCACCGCTCCCAGATCGATTCCTACGCCGGCCTCCAGGGCTGGCCCGTGCCCGACATCTTCAACCGGTCGGCCGAGTCGATCGATTTGTTGCAGTCCGCCCAGCGCGCTCGTCACGGCCGCTGACGGCCGGCGGCGCCGGGAGCGCGTGAGCGGCTGGCTCCTGCTCGCGACGGCCGTCGTGCTCGGCGTGCCGGCGGCCGCGTTTCTCGCGCAGGACCGCATGCTGTTCCTGCCGCACCTCGCCGCGCCGCCGCGTGGACTGCGTCCGTCGCGGCCGGTGGAGGAGGTCGACCTGGCGACGCCCGAGGGGCCACGCGTTCGCGGCTGGTTCGTCCCGGCCCGGGGGGGCGGCCCCGCTCCGCTGATCGTCTACTACGGTGGCAACGCCGAGGACGTCACCGGGCAGGCGTTCGAGCCCTGGCCCGGTG
This genomic stretch from Candidatus Methylomirabilota bacterium harbors:
- a CDS encoding DinB family protein yields the protein MITDMASYLRFFDSVRRRTERDVAALPPAAAAWRPPAIEGETGWSIGQIVAHIGGSRLYFASAYRGEGWIWGEATADPADQRTWLPWLEQSAERFVALLRETPEDWLTRRVDMIDTPGATLSGWRLLMMMIEHEVHHRSQIDSYAGLQGWPVPDIFNRSAESIDLLQSAQRARHGR
- a CDS encoding class I SAM-dependent methyltransferase, coding for MIFDGMVWEEGRLHWHGLSFSLDPQDSGASELVLWKRPGLIAQYEAFWARETGRVERVLELGLWKGGSMAFWSETFRPARMVGVDKAPRSQSAAFDRYVAERADRLRVYWGVDQGDSERLETLVATEFDGPLDLVIDDASHLYSPTRSSLETLMPRLRPGGLYVIEDWSWYHWPAFQQTFAGQVPLTRLVTELIEAGGTGSDVIADVSVHQGFAAVRRGPGPVPTPFRLTQGIFRGAAAPVSLRQVVRDLGREVGRRLRRRSIH
- a CDS encoding response regulator yields the protein MLVRFWGTRGSLAKPGPTTVRYGGNTSCVEVRLADQTLVVLDCGTGAHALGQALQSSCAGPLRGHLLITHTHWDHIQGFPFFQPLFVPGNEWDLYAPGSVGQQLETTLAGQMEYTYFPVTLEQLDATIRFHDLVESQFSIGRTRIVTQYLNHPALTLGYRLESDDVTVVYVADHEPHMRGRPEDSPASSTAGGPLHREDQRHVEFLTGADLVIHDAQYTAEEYPRRIGWGHSPAEWAVDYALAAGARRLALFHHDPSRDDDAVDRLVEICRERVIAVAGRLDVFGAAEGQAIEVTAGEGGGPHPASPRAPAPEVPDTYGPATVLVADDDPTIVALLTATLRQDGFRVLTAGDGEAALRMARAERPALILLDWRMPALEGVEVTQALRSDPDPYLRSVPIVLLTGETGSENTAAGFAAGVTDYLTKPFKPPFVRARVRAWLVRGSAPSATDA
- a CDS encoding response regulator; this translates as MTGPREAVLRSSSRAAGVVALLISAGALLGWQLDVPHLRAMLPGHVAMNPTTALAFMLAAGSLWSLTGAFGARRAVWWAARVAASLVVVVGAVTIAGYVVGHNVGLDQLLFGARLGGNRIAPNTGVNFLFLGIALLLLDRQGRPGAWPAQLLLLVPITISATSLLGYVYGVGALYGIARYIPMALPTAMAFLALSLGALWARPQRGLVAVVTADHPGGVLARRLLPAAVVIPVLLGWLRLVSDRRELMPPELGLAMTVVLTILLFTVLIWATSRFLNRVDEGRKAGEDRLVTQYATTSILAEAPTLSDALPRILEAISKSLDWSLAIQWSLDREHQVLRCGDTWIAPPARGQALADQSRAMTFTRGVGLPGRIWASGRSAWIVDVQRDSNFPRGSSAAADGLHGAFGFPVVGPSGFLGVMEFFSPELRNPDENLLRMFEAVGHQIGQFIERKLVEAELERAKVAAEAATQAKSEFLANMSHEIRTPLNAVIGMSTLMIDTRLDAQQREFAETIRTSGDHLLTLINDILDFSKIESGMLELEEAPFDLRICVEDALQLVAPKARDKGLELAYLVEGATPVLLRGDVGRVRQVLVNLLSNAVKFTEAGEIGVSVQSHEIAPRRHELHFAVRDTGIGIPAERLDRLFKSFSQVDASTSRRYGGTGLGLAICKRLTERMGGRIWVESEPGKGSTFHFTILADSLEGLEAKRPDDDAVQLGGRRVLIVDDNATNRRLLRLQTEKWGMFSRETDSPAEALAWIRRGDPYDIALLDYQMPGMDGISLARELRKLPAARSLALILLSSVNRPPIADQEETRFAAVLSKPLKLSQLREGLWHALGEHPAPSAPVDRPAEPISSAPVPLRILLAEDHLLNQRVALRMLERLGYRADVAENGLEVLERLTQAPYDVVLMDVQMPEMKGLDASRAICARWPAAERPRIIAMTAEAMEGDREMCLAAGMDDYVVKPVSLEQLRRALADSRPLPPRASPRADAGPPFTPDEVLDRSVLHQLAEDLGGVDALKDAVRIFLSATPGLLATLRDAAARGDAAAIQRAAHT